The Chitinophaga flava genome has a segment encoding these proteins:
- a CDS encoding DUF192 domain-containing protein, whose protein sequence is MQLPYKYILIASLYASGCHEKTGNNSTATETSSSKAGTESPGTVTANGSDFRKDASLAFLSKNNADTIRKIDIQLAKTDKQREDGLMYRKSMSDDQGMLFIFPDMEERSFWMKNTYISLDIIYIDDKMEIVSIQKYATPLSEQSLPSFKKAQYVLEVNGGFCDKYHIGYGDKVVYH, encoded by the coding sequence ATGCAGCTACCGTACAAATACATCCTGATAGCCTCGCTATATGCGTCGGGCTGTCATGAAAAAACAGGCAACAACAGCACCGCTACCGAAACCAGCAGCAGCAAGGCCGGTACCGAATCACCAGGTACTGTTACTGCAAACGGCAGCGACTTCAGAAAAGATGCGTCGCTGGCGTTTCTTTCCAAAAACAATGCAGACACCATCCGCAAAATAGATATTCAGCTGGCCAAGACTGACAAACAAAGAGAAGACGGACTGATGTACCGTAAATCTATGAGCGATGATCAGGGCATGCTGTTTATCTTTCCGGATATGGAAGAACGTTCCTTCTGGATGAAAAATACCTACATCTCCCTCGACATCATCTACATCGATGATAAGATGGAGATTGTATCTATTCAGAAGTATGCCACGCCTCTGTCGGAGCAAAGCCTCCCCTCTTTCAAAAAAGCACAGTATGTGCTGGAAGTGAACGGTGGCTTCTGTGACAAATACCATATTGGTTATGGCGACAAGGTTGTGTACCACTAA